In one Kitasatospora cineracea genomic region, the following are encoded:
- a CDS encoding YihY/virulence factor BrkB family protein — MDFLTKLPVIGPAAARLLRSRPYRVYLLFDDVQGNRLAGAVTFFGFLALFPLLTVALAIALATLSDSRVHQLQDKITEQLPGLADSLDLNAMVANAGTVGLVSGLLLLVSGLGWVDTMRGAVRAIWRLPDDGGNPVLVKARDCVVLLGLGLVCLASLAASALATTLAHRLADGLDLHGTAARWLLSGLGFLIAVCADLLLFAYLLGPFPRITGQHRRALLEGALIGAVGFELLKLLLSSYLGSVAGRSLYGAFGVPVALLLWIDFVTRLLMYCAAWTALADPEEARQRALRQAGAALEAAAKTPAPPAVRHPDE, encoded by the coding sequence GTGGACTTCCTCACCAAGCTGCCCGTGATCGGCCCGGCGGCCGCCCGCCTGCTGCGCAGCCGCCCCTACCGGGTGTACCTGCTCTTCGACGACGTCCAGGGCAACCGGCTGGCCGGGGCGGTCACCTTCTTCGGCTTCCTGGCCCTGTTCCCGCTGCTCACGGTGGCCCTGGCGATCGCCCTGGCCACCCTCTCGGACTCCCGGGTGCACCAGCTCCAGGACAAGATCACCGAGCAGCTGCCCGGCCTCGCCGACTCGCTCGACCTGAACGCCATGGTCGCCAATGCCGGCACCGTCGGCCTGGTCTCCGGCCTGCTGCTGCTGGTCTCCGGCCTCGGCTGGGTGGACACCATGCGCGGCGCGGTGCGGGCCATATGGCGGCTGCCGGACGACGGCGGCAACCCCGTCCTGGTGAAGGCCCGCGACTGCGTGGTGCTGCTCGGCCTCGGCCTGGTCTGCCTGGCCTCGCTGGCCGCCTCCGCACTCGCCACCACCCTGGCCCACCGGCTCGCCGACGGCCTGGACCTGCACGGCACCGCCGCCCGCTGGCTGCTGTCCGGACTCGGCTTCCTGATCGCGGTCTGCGCCGACCTGCTGCTGTTCGCCTACCTGCTCGGCCCGTTTCCGCGGATCACCGGACAGCACCGCCGGGCCCTGCTGGAGGGCGCGCTGATCGGCGCGGTCGGCTTCGAACTGCTGAAACTGCTGCTCTCCTCCTACCTGGGCTCGGTGGCCGGCCGCAGCCTGTACGGGGCGTTCGGCGTGCCGGTGGCGCTGCTGCTGTGGATCGACTTCGTCACCCGGCTGCTGATGTACTGCGCGGCCTGGACCGCGCTCGCCGACCCGGAGGAGGCCCGGCAGCGCGCCCTGCGGCAGGCCGGGGCCGCGCTGGAGGCCGCCGCGAAAACACCCGCTCCTCCTGCTGTCCGCCATCCGGACGAGTGA
- a CDS encoding D-alanyl-D-alanine carboxypeptidase family protein, which translates to MLIIRRILHGSSAVALLLVPVLPAGAAVPGDAPPPGVVGGERLGAAGVQVAPGPGAPPLPKDLTGKSWVVADAGSGQVLAAFGAHAQLPPASTLKMLFADTVLPRFPASQVHRVAWAELQGMGAGSSLVGIKEDLDYKVEDLWRGVFLSSGNDAVHVLANMNGGVAKTVADMQARAEQLQARDTHVVSPDGYDMDGQVTSAYDLTLFARAGLRNPEFRGYCATRWAQFPGAVDKKTGQRGSFGIANTDRLLGTYPGLIGVKNGYTTNAGATYTGAAERDGRTLLVTVMHPANGTKVYEEAAALLDWGFAAAGKVTPVGTLAEDGAPEQQAPAAAAQPVADAPAPSGTPAGSAAPAAPAGGLAAHAAAGGPGPATWSAVGLCAAVAVAGLLRLRALRRRAARSGD; encoded by the coding sequence ATGCTGATAATCCGCCGGATTCTCCACGGTTCGTCCGCTGTCGCCCTGCTGCTGGTGCCCGTCCTGCCGGCGGGCGCCGCCGTGCCCGGGGACGCCCCGCCGCCCGGCGTGGTGGGCGGGGAGCGGCTGGGCGCGGCGGGGGTGCAGGTGGCGCCGGGGCCGGGGGCGCCGCCGCTGCCGAAGGACCTGACCGGGAAGTCCTGGGTGGTCGCGGACGCGGGCAGCGGGCAGGTGCTGGCGGCGTTCGGCGCGCACGCCCAGCTGCCGCCCGCGTCGACGCTGAAGATGCTGTTCGCGGACACCGTGCTGCCGCGCTTCCCGGCCTCCCAGGTGCACCGGGTGGCGTGGGCGGAGCTGCAGGGGATGGGCGCGGGCAGCAGCCTGGTGGGCATCAAGGAGGACCTGGACTACAAGGTCGAGGACCTGTGGCGCGGGGTGTTCCTGTCCTCCGGCAACGACGCGGTGCACGTGCTGGCGAACATGAACGGCGGCGTGGCGAAGACGGTGGCCGACATGCAGGCCCGGGCCGAGCAGTTGCAGGCCCGGGACACCCACGTGGTCAGCCCGGACGGCTACGACATGGACGGGCAGGTCACCTCGGCGTACGACCTGACCCTGTTCGCCCGGGCGGGCCTGCGCAATCCGGAGTTCCGCGGCTACTGCGCGACCCGCTGGGCGCAGTTCCCGGGCGCGGTGGACAAGAAGACCGGGCAGCGCGGGAGCTTCGGCATCGCCAACACCGACCGGCTGCTGGGCACGTACCCGGGCCTGATCGGGGTGAAGAACGGCTACACCACCAACGCGGGCGCCACCTACACCGGCGCGGCCGAGCGCGACGGGCGGACCCTGCTGGTGACGGTGATGCACCCGGCGAACGGCACGAAGGTGTACGAAGAGGCGGCGGCGCTGCTGGACTGGGGCTTCGCCGCGGCCGGCAAGGTCACCCCGGTGGGGACGCTGGCCGAGGACGGCGCCCCGGAGCAGCAGGCCCCGGCGGCCGCCGCGCAGCCGGTGGCGGACGCCCCGGCGCCCTCGGGCACCCCGGCCGGGTCGGCCGCACCGGCCGCACCGGCGGGCGGGCTGGCGGCGCACGCCGCGGCGGGCGGCCCGGGGCCGGCCACCTGGTCGGCGGTGGGGCTGTGCGCGGCGGTCGCGGTGGCGGGGCTGCTGCGGCTGCGGGCGCTGCGCCGCCGGGCCGCCCGGTCGGGGGACTGA
- a CDS encoding succinate dehydrogenase iron-sulfur subunit yields MSTPTVETHSAALDAVEAGSTQLISVTFRIRRFNPEEHPDPVWVDYQLEMDPKERVLDALNKIKWEQDGTLTYRRSCAHGICGSDAMRINGRNRLACKTLIKDVNPEKPITIEAIKGLAVLKDLIVDMDPFFQAYKDVMPFLITNGNEPTRERLQSQADRERFDDTTKCILCAACTSSCPVFWNDGQYFGPAAIVNAHRFIFDSRDEGGEQRLEILNDREGVWRCRTTFNCSEACPRGIEVTKAIQEVKRALVTRRF; encoded by the coding sequence ATGTCCACTCCGACCGTCGAGACGCACTCGGCCGCGCTGGACGCGGTCGAGGCGGGCAGCACCCAGCTGATCAGCGTCACCTTCCGGATCCGCCGGTTCAACCCGGAGGAGCACCCGGACCCGGTGTGGGTGGACTACCAGCTGGAGATGGACCCGAAGGAGCGCGTCCTGGACGCGCTCAACAAGATCAAGTGGGAGCAGGACGGCACGCTCACGTACCGCCGCTCCTGCGCGCACGGCATCTGCGGTTCGGACGCCATGCGGATCAACGGGCGCAACCGGCTGGCGTGCAAGACCCTGATCAAGGACGTCAACCCGGAGAAGCCGATCACGATCGAGGCCATCAAGGGCCTCGCGGTCCTCAAGGACCTGATCGTGGACATGGACCCGTTCTTCCAGGCGTACAAGGACGTCATGCCGTTCCTGATCACCAACGGGAACGAGCCGACCCGCGAGCGGCTGCAGTCGCAGGCCGACCGCGAGCGCTTCGACGACACCACCAAGTGCATCCTGTGCGCCGCGTGCACCTCCTCGTGCCCGGTGTTCTGGAACGACGGCCAGTACTTCGGCCCGGCGGCGATCGTCAACGCGCACCGCTTCATCTTCGACTCGCGCGACGAGGGCGGCGAGCAGCGCCTGGAGATCCTCAACGACCGTGAGGGCGTGTGGCGTTGCCGCACCACCTTCAACTGCTCGGAGGCCTGCCCGCGCGGCATCGAGGTCACCAAGGCGATCCAGGAGGTGAAGCGCGCGCTCGTCACGCGTCGCTTCTAG
- a CDS encoding SCO4848 family membrane protein → MKLSRPVSWFLTAFGVWSLFVWTTFAKNLWKDSGSQAFVNGDHSRPTAFFWVHLLLTITSLLLGLAIGWIGVRGLRALRGAAAAEGTATE, encoded by the coding sequence ATGAAGCTCAGCCGCCCGGTCTCCTGGTTCCTCACCGCCTTCGGCGTCTGGTCGCTCTTCGTCTGGACGACCTTCGCCAAGAACCTGTGGAAGGACTCCGGCAGCCAGGCCTTCGTCAACGGCGACCACTCCCGGCCCACCGCGTTCTTCTGGGTCCACCTGCTGCTCACCATCACCTCCCTGCTGCTCGGCCTCGCCATCGGCTGGATCGGCGTCCGCGGCCTGCGCGCCCTGCGCGGCGCGGCCGCCGCCGAGGGCACCGCCACCGAATAA
- a CDS encoding class I SAM-dependent methyltransferase: MSAPDTAAVPPAPAGLPVPTTPDDVPGWFFRADQEVFAHLLDRQSAAGTSGDLLELGAYLGRSAILLGSHLRDGETLTVCDLFDLDAPDDENSAEMDMSYRQTLTRRAFETNYQAFHPALPVIVQAPTSVLADGRIPAGSCRFVHVDASHLYEHVAGDILVARDALAKNGVVALDDYRAPHTPGVAAAVWEAVFTLDLHPVLLTPEKFYGTWGDPDAVRADLLARDWRGEGFRLDEEHLAGQLCHRLAWDEPGSGPSRPPAPARRSLPRRVALDVLPPFATRSVRRALRAARRAA; this comes from the coding sequence GTGTCCGCACCCGACACCGCCGCCGTGCCGCCCGCCCCCGCCGGGCTGCCCGTGCCGACCACCCCCGACGACGTCCCGGGCTGGTTCTTCCGGGCCGACCAGGAGGTCTTCGCGCACCTGCTCGACCGGCAGAGCGCCGCCGGGACCAGCGGTGACCTGCTGGAACTGGGCGCCTACCTCGGCCGTTCGGCGATCCTGCTCGGCAGCCACCTGCGCGACGGCGAGACCCTCACCGTCTGCGACCTGTTCGACCTCGACGCGCCGGACGACGAGAACTCCGCCGAGATGGACATGTCCTACCGGCAGACCCTGACCCGGCGCGCCTTCGAGACCAACTACCAGGCCTTCCACCCCGCCCTGCCGGTGATCGTCCAGGCCCCCACCTCGGTGCTCGCCGACGGCCGGATCCCGGCCGGCAGCTGCCGCTTCGTCCACGTCGACGCCTCCCACCTGTACGAGCACGTGGCCGGCGACATCCTGGTCGCCCGGGACGCCCTGGCCAAGAACGGCGTCGTCGCCCTCGACGACTACCGGGCCCCGCACACCCCCGGCGTGGCCGCCGCCGTCTGGGAGGCCGTCTTCACCCTCGACCTGCACCCGGTCCTGCTCACCCCCGAGAAGTTCTACGGCACCTGGGGCGACCCCGACGCCGTCCGCGCCGACCTGCTGGCCCGGGACTGGCGCGGCGAGGGCTTCCGGCTCGACGAGGAGCACCTCGCCGGGCAGCTCTGCCACCGCCTCGCCTGGGACGAGCCCGGGTCCGGGCCGTCCCGGCCGCCCGCCCCGGCCCGCCGCTCGCTGCCCCGCCGGGTCGCCCTCGACGTGCTGCCGCCGTTCGCCACCCGCTCGGTGCGCCGGGCCCTGCGCGCCGCCCGCCGGGCCGCCTGA
- a CDS encoding glycosyltransferase family 2 protein has translation MPRFSVVVPVHAVEEYLPECLESVLTQSFTDFELIAVDDRSPDGCGAILDAAAARDSRVTVRHLPENVGLGPARNAGAELATGDYLVFLDSDDTLTPGLLADTDARLRATGDPDLLVFDYARSYWDGRVTRSVSAPVFARPGAEVFTLDERRDLLDLLQVAWNKAYRREFLLRHGLDFPPGYYEDTPFTYPALLAAERITLLDAVGVHYRQRREGGNILATASRKHFDVFAQYDRVFAFLDTRPDLDRWRPVIYRMMLGHLATVVSKPGRVPAGDRREFFRRAAEHCARHRPAGYRPAPGREGLRGELLARGNYLGFQGLRALARARRAVRR, from the coding sequence ATGCCGCGGTTCAGTGTGGTGGTGCCGGTGCACGCCGTCGAGGAGTACCTTCCGGAGTGCCTGGAGTCGGTCCTGACCCAGTCCTTCACGGACTTCGAGCTGATCGCGGTCGACGACCGCTCGCCGGACGGCTGCGGCGCGATCCTGGACGCCGCGGCCGCCCGCGACAGCCGGGTCACCGTCCGGCACCTGCCGGAGAACGTCGGCCTCGGCCCGGCCCGGAACGCCGGCGCCGAACTCGCCACCGGCGACTACCTGGTCTTCCTGGACAGCGACGACACCCTCACCCCCGGCCTGCTCGCCGACACCGACGCCCGGCTGCGCGCCACCGGCGACCCCGACCTGCTGGTGTTCGACTACGCCCGCAGCTACTGGGACGGCCGGGTCACCCGCTCCGTCTCCGCCCCGGTCTTCGCCCGGCCCGGCGCCGAGGTGTTCACCCTCGACGAGCGCCGCGACCTGCTCGACCTGCTGCAGGTCGCCTGGAACAAGGCGTACCGCCGCGAGTTCCTGCTCCGGCACGGCCTGGACTTCCCGCCCGGCTACTACGAGGACACCCCGTTCACCTACCCGGCGCTGCTCGCCGCCGAGCGGATCACCCTGCTCGACGCCGTCGGCGTCCACTACCGCCAGCGCCGCGAGGGCGGCAACATCCTCGCCACCGCCTCCCGCAAGCACTTCGACGTCTTCGCCCAGTACGACCGGGTGTTCGCCTTCCTCGACACCCGCCCCGACCTGGACCGCTGGCGCCCCGTGATCTACCGGATGATGCTCGGCCACCTCGCCACCGTGGTCTCCAAGCCCGGCCGGGTCCCGGCCGGCGACCGCCGCGAGTTCTTCCGCCGGGCCGCCGAGCACTGCGCCCGGCACCGCCCGGCCGGCTACCGGCCGGCCCCCGGCCGGGAGGGCCTGCGCGGCGAACTGCTCGCCCGCGGCAACTACCTGGGCTTCCAGGGCCTGCGGGCGCTCGCCCGGGCCCGCCGCGCCGTCCGCCGCTGA